Part of the Flavobacterium okayamense genome, CTAACGGAAACCTAATTGGATTAAACTTTGACCGTGTTTGGGAAGGAACAATGAGTGATATTCATTATGACCCAGAAATTTGTAGAAATATAATGGTTGACATACGATATGTACTATTTATTATCGACAAATATGCAGGTGCTAAACATCTAATTGAAGAAATGAAATTAGCACACCCTAAAAAGATGTAAATTTAGTAGTGATTAGACAATAATTTTTCAATAATAACTCACTGAAAATGAGGATTTATAAATAATTAAAAAAATATTTTAAAAAAAATCGCAAAATTATTTTGTCAAGTCAAAAAATTTATATCTTTGCTACGAATTAATAATTAACCTTTTATAATTTAGTAAGATGAAAAAAGTTGTTTTAAGCTTAGCATTAGTTGCTATGATGTTCGTATCTTGTAAAGAAACTGCTGAAAATACAGAAGCTGTAGAAGCTGCTGCTACTGAAGCTGTTGAAGCTACTGAAGAGGCTGCTACTGAGGCTGTTGAGGCTGTTGAAGTTGCTGCTGACTCTGCTACTGCTGCTGTTGAAGCTGCTGTAGAAGAAGTTAAAGAAGAAGCTGCTCACTAAGATTAAGCTTACAGAAAAAATAAAGCTCCACTAAGTGGGGCTTTTTTTATGCTGTTTCTCCAAATATATCTAATCCAGAAGAAAAATCTAATACCTCAGCCTCAAAAACATACTTCACAACTTCATCAATCCCTTTTTGAAGTAACAATTGTGTAGTATACTTTCTGCTTTTTGCAATTTCTTTTTCTTTTAAAATAACTCTAAAGAAAAATTTACCATTTCCAGAACGGAAACGCATAAAGACTAGCTCCTCTATATGGCGTTTTAAAAATTCGATTTCTTCTTCACATTCGAAACGTAATTCAAATTCGTTACTTGTAAAAATGGTTTTTCCTTTACGAGAAACCAATTCATACTTATACGCGTCGTTTAAACGTTTAGATATTACAAAAGTGGCCATGTTTTTTTATAGTTTTCAATTGCAAAATAAAAATTAAAGATGAAACCTATCTTTAAAAAAAATAAAAGTTATCAAAAGTCTATAAACAAAAAAAGCTCCTAACAAAGTTAGAAGCCTTTAGTACTCAAGGCGGGACTTGAACCCGCACGGGCATTACTACCCACTGGATTTTAAGTCCAGCGTGTCTACCAATTCCACCACTCGAGCATTGATATATATATTGAAAATTTAAAAATAAAGCCTTTTTGAACCAAGCAAAAAGGCTTTAGTACTCAAGGCGGGACTTGAACCCGCACGGGCATTACTACCCACTGGATTTTAAGTCCAGCGTGTCTACCAATTCCACCACTCGAGCAAAATTTAAATTTTCATGGAGCGAAAAACGGGGTTCGAACCCGCGACCTCAACCTTGGCAAGGTTGCGCTCTACCAACTGAGCTATTTTCGCGTATATTTAAGAACGTTTTTCTTGATTGCGAGTGCAAATATATAATATATTTTTCTTTCTACAAGTACTTTTAAACAAAAAATAGAACTTTTTTATAACGTTTTGATAACGAATAAATTATTTTTTACCTAACATTCGTTTTATCTCATTCAACTTCATTAAAGCTTCTACAGGCGTTAAAGTATTAATGTCTAAATTTACAATTTCTTCTTTTATTTCTTCTAATAATGGATCGTCTAGATTAAAGAAACTCAATTGCATTTCATCATCTGTTGCTTTCAACCCACTTAATTCTTCTGCAGAATGGTTTTTCTCTAACTTCTTTAACATTTTCTGTGCTTTTTGAATTACCGTTTGCGGCATTCCTGCCATTTTAGCTACGTGAATACCAAAACTATGCGCACTGCCGCCTTTCACTAATTTGCGAATAAACAAAACCGTATCTTTCAATTCCTTTACCGAAACATTAAAGTTTTGAATGCGTTCAAAAATTAATTCCATTTCATTTAACTCGTGATAATGCGTAGCAAATAAAGTTTTCGGTTTGTGTGGATGTTCGTGTAAATATTCGGAAATAGCCCACGCAATTGAAATTCCATCATATGTTGATGTTCCTCGGCCAATTTCATCTAGCAACACCAAACTTCTTTCTGAAATATTATTCAAAATGGAAGCCGTTTCATTCATTTCCACCATAAAAGTAGATTCGCCCATCGAAATGTTATCGCTCGCTCCTACTCTTGTAAAAATCTTATCTACAATACCCATTCGAACGCTTTCCGCTGGAACAAAACTTCCCATTTGAGCCAACAACACAATTAAAGCGGTTTGACGCAAAATTGCCGATTTACCCGACATATTCGGACCCGTAATCATAATAATTTGTTGACTTTCTCTATCCAAATACACATCATTTGAAATATACGGAACACCAACAGGCAATTGCTTTTCAATTACTGGATGACGACCTTCTTTTATTTCTAGATCGAAAGAATCGTCTAAAATTGGTCGGGCATAATTATTCTCAATCGCTAATTGCGTGAACGATTGCAAACAATCTAATTGCGCCACTAAATTAGCATTATGCTGAACCGGTTTTATATAGGTTGCCATCCAATTTATCAATTGCTCAAAAATTTGATTTTCTAACAATTGAATCTTTTCTTCGGCTCCTAAAATCTTAGCTTCGTATTCTTTTAATTCTTCGGTAATGTATCGCTCCGCACTTACTAAAGTTTGCTTACGAATCCATTCCGACGGAACTTTATCTTTATGTGTATTTCGAACTTCGATATAATATCCAAAAACATTATTGAAAGCTACTTTTAATGAAGGAATTCCAGTGGTTTCACTTTCGCGCTGCTCTAAATCTTCTAAATACGCTTTTCCGTTTTGAGAAATATTTCTTAGTTGGTCTAACTCTTCACTAATTCCTGTTGCAATTGCATTTCCTTTATTAATGTTTACAGGCGCATCTTGATTTAAAGTATTCCCAATTTTCTCACGAAGCAATTCGCAAGCATGTAAACTATCACCAATCGTTTTTAACGCTTCATTCGAACTTTTTAAAGCTAATTCTTTAATGGGAACAATCGCATCTAAAGATTCTTTTAAATATACCACTTCTCGTGGTGACACTTTACCTGCCGCCACTTTTGAAATCAAACGCTCTAAATCAGAAATTTGTTTGATTTGGTATTGAATTGCATTTAAAACCTCACTATTCTCCTTCAAATACGAAACCACTTCATGACGACTTTCTATGCGACTTGCATCTTTTAACGGTAAAGCCAACCAACGTTTTTGCAAACGCGCCCCCATGGGCGACAAAGTCTTATCTATAACATCTAAAAGTGTTACCGCATTTACATTCGTAGAATGATACAATTCTAAATTTCGAATCGTAAAACGATCCATCCAAACGTAAGCATCTTCTGCAATACGTTGAATATTCGTAATATGTCGAATTTTATTATGTTGGGTTTCCGATAAATAATACAACACTGCACCCGAAGCAATAACGCCTTCTTGTAATTCTTCAATACCAAAACCTTTTAATGAATTGGTTTGAAAATGTTTGGTTAGACTTTCAACGGCATAATCTTCTTTGAAAATCCAATCTTCCAAATAAAAAGTGTGGTAATCTTCGCCAAAAACCTCTCTAAATTTAGTCTTAAATTGCTTTGGCACTAAAATTTCACTTGGACCAAAATTCTGCAACAACTTATCGACATATTCTTCGTTTCCTTGAGCTGTTAAAAACTCGCCTGTAGAAACATCTAAAAATGAAACACCTAAATATTTCTTACCAAAACTTACAGCAGCTAAGAAATTATTAGACTTCGCTTGTAAAACCTCATCATTCATCGCAACACCTGGTGTAACCAATTCGGTAACACCTCGTTTTACTATGGTTTTAGTCATTTTTGGATCTTCTAATTGATCGCAAATCGCCACTCGAAGTCCAGCTTTAACTAATTTGGGTAAATAGGTATTTAAAGAATGATGTGGAAAACCTGCCAATGCCGTTTCACTATCAGAACCTGCACCACGTTTTGTTAGAGTAATTCCTAAAATTCCTGCAGCTCTAACAGCATCTTCACCAAAGGTTTCATAGAAATCGCCCACACGAAACAACAAACAAGCATCAGGATATTTTGCCTTGATACTATTGTATTGCTGCATTAATGGAGTTTCCTTTTTTTCTTTGGTTTTCGTTGCTTCTTTCTTAGCCACAATTCTTAAATTTTAGTGTAGTTGCGAAGGTAATAAAAAGAGCACAATGACAATATTAAAATTAATAGCAATTTGAAAATTTATAAAGACAATTTAATAAGTTTTCCTCTTTCATTTTCTTTGCTTGTCCAAAGAAAACGAAACAAAAGAAAGGACACTTTTACGAGGAATTTTTAATCTATGATTAAAACCGTCTGAAAAACTCTGCGTCGCTTCCCTCCTGTTTTCAGAGCTTTTTCAGACTATTCTTGCGTAAAAGAATGCAAAGCTACGCTTTGCTGAAACAATAAAAATTGACACAACTCCAAATTGTCTAATTAACACATTATATCTATTTTTGCAGCATGAGAAAATTAGCCAACGAAGAATTAAATCGCATTAGTAAAGAAGATTTTAAAAAATCTGAAAAAACACCAATTATTGTAATTCTAGATGATATTAGAAGCTTACACAATATTGGTTCGGTTTTTAGAACGAGCGACGCATTCTTGTTGGAAAAAATTTATTTGTGTGGTATAACCGCAACACCACCCAATAAAGAAATTCATAAAACAGCTCTTGGCGCAACGGATACGGTTGCCTGGGAATACGCAAAAGATGTTTTAGAAGTTATTCAAAAGTTAAAAGAAGAAAACGTAAATATTTTTTCGGTAGAACAAACAGAAAATTCTATCATGTTAAATGATTTTCAAGCGGAAACAAACCAACGTTATGCGTTAATTTTTGGAAACGAAGTAAAAGGTGTTTCGCAAGAAGCGATTAATTTAAGCGATGGTGTTATTGAAATTCCACAATTAGGAAGTAAACACTCGCTAAATATTTCGGTTAGTGCTGGAATTGTAATTTGGGATTTGTTTCAGAAGTTTTTTGAGAAAAAAGAGTAAAGAAAATAGAGGATAGATTTTAATTTTTACTCTTATTAAAATCTCTTAATTTTTTATTCAAAATTTTCAATAATTCATCACACTTTATATCTAAAAAAGCAGTCTGTATACTAAATTCAGAATTAACTGCTCTCTTTGGTATAATCTCTTTTAAGATTTTATAAAATAAAGAATTTGAATATTTTTCTGAAGGTTTTTTTAATTCAACAAAAATAATTCTATTAGTCACAAAACCTCTATGATAAGTATTTACTAAAAAAAAAGATTCTATATCTTCAAACTTTACAACTCTATCTTTTTTTAAGAATATCGATATAAAAACCTCATTATCATTAACAATTAACATTGGCGATTTTTTTGACAATAGATAAATAGAATGAATAATCCCAAAACTAAAAAGTATTAAACCTAATAACAGCATAATACTTTTAAGAGGTTTAACATCGAAATTTATCATTTCATCAAAATAAAAAACACCTATAAATACAAAAAAACATCCAGCTGATAAGTAAATAGCTGCTTTCTCTTTATTTACAAATATGTTTTTAATATTTTCCAAAATACTTCTTTTCTATATTTTCTACCCTCTATTTTCTCCTTCACCTCATCCAAAATCTTCACATAATCTTCTTGATTTTTTACAAAATCAAAATCGGAAACATCAATGATTAAAACATTTAAATCGGTTTGGGTTTTGATGTAATCTAAATAACCGCGATTGATTTTTTCTAAATATTCGGCTGGAATTTCTTGTTCGTAATTACGACCTCGTTTTTTAATATTAGTCAATAATCGTTCTGTATTTTGATACAAATACACATACAAATCGGGTTTTGGCATTTCTTTGTGAATAATGTCAAACATGGTTTTGTACAAACGAAATTCATCTTCTTGCAAAGTAACTTTGGCGAAAATCAACGATTTTACGATGTGATAATCGGATACAATAAAATCTTTAAACAAATCAAACTGCGATAAATCATCTGTTAATTGTTGGTAACGATCGGCTAAAAAAGACATTTCTAAAGGAAATGCGTAGCGATTTTGGTCTTTATAAAATTTCGGTAAAAAAGGATTATCGGCAAAGCGTTCTAAAACCAATTTTGCATTCAAATCTTCAGCAATCTTTGAAGATAATGTAGTTTTTCCAGCGCCGATATTTCCTTCAATTGAAATGTAATTGTAATTATCGAATTGTAAATCTTGTAAAGGCGATTTTAGTTTTCCAAAAACTGTACAATCTGATTTATCTTCGGTAATTTCTAAAAGCTCTTGAATTGATTTTTTGAAAACAGGATGTTCCCATTGAAAATTCAAATCTGAGAAGGGTAACAAAACAAACTTTCTATCTTGCATTCGCGGATGTGGTACTTGCAATTCGTTTGCTTCAATAATTTCTTCATTACAAGCTATAACATCTAAATCAATTGTTCGCGAAGCATATCCATTTTCAGTAGAACGAATTCTACCCAATTCTTTTTCTAGTTTCAATAATTGCTTTAAAACTTTAGAAGCCGATTTAGAAGTATGAACCAAAACAACCGCATTTAAAAAAGCATCGCCTTCAAAACCTAAAGCTGGCGTTTCATACACTTTTGACGCTTGAACAACAGTTGCAATTTTGTTATGAATCGACAAAACCGCTTGTTCTAAATAGTCCAAACGATTACCTTCATTACTTCCTAATGCTATTACAATTTGATTTTGATTCATCATTGGCAAAATAACAAACTATTTTTTCTAAAATAAACCAAAAAAGTTTTTTTTATGAACATGTAACATTTTTAACAATTTACACACTAACTTTTTAAATAAAATTACTGACAAAATGAAATTTTTAGGAAATGTATTAGCAACTGTAATTGGGATATTTGTATTCTTCATGTTGTTCTTTTTTGGCATCATGTTTATTGGGCTAATTTTTGGTGGAGATGGTGAAACTGTAAAAGTTAAAGAAAACTCTATTATTGAGTTAGATTTATCTAAAGTTAATCTTGATTATGCAGGAAAAATAAACTTTAAAGAATTTAATTATTTTGAAAGCAAGCACAATGGATTGATTGATGTCATAAATGCCATTGAATATGCAAAAACAGATGATAAAATAGAGGGAATTTCAATCTTGAACAATTTCTCAAGTTTAGGTTTAGCGCAAAGTAAAGCACTTCGTGATGAATTAGAGAGCTTTAAAAAATCAGGAAAATTTGTTGTTGCTTATTCTAATTATTTAACACAAAACGATTATTATTTAAACTCGGTTGCAGATACTTTGTACTTAAATCCAGTTGGTGAACTTGATTTTAAAGGATTAGCTTCAGAAATTATTTACATGAAAAATCTTCAAGAGAAAACAGGTGTTAAAATGGAAGTTTTACGTCATGGAAAATACAAAAGTGCTGTTGAACCTTTCTTAGCACAAGAAATGAGTCCGGAAAACCGTGAACAAATGACGGTTTTATTAGAATCGGCTTGGGAAACTATTGTAACCGATATTTCGAAAAGTAGAAATATTTCGGTTGATAGTTTAAATAGTATTGCTAATTCACTTGGTGGAAGAACTCCAGATTTAGCTTTAGCTAAGAATTTAATAGACAAAGTTGCTTATGAAGATGTTTATCACAATGCTATTCGTAAAAAACTTGATGTTGAAGCTGAAGAAGAATATAACAAAGTAACTATTGTTGATTATGCAAAAAGCGTAGCAACTACTTCAGTAGATTTTTCAAAAAAAGATATAGTTGCTGTTATATATGCACAAGGAGAAATTCAAGGTGGCGAAGGCGATGTAAATATAATTGGCGAAGGTGCCATTAGACGTTCTTTAAAAGAAGCACGAAACGATGACGATGTAAAAGCAATTGTTTTGCGTGTGAATAGCCCTGGTGGAAGTGCTTTGACTTCAGAATTAATTTGGAGAGAAATCGAATTAACTAAAAAAGTAAAACCAGTCGTAGTATCAATGAGTAATTATGCCGCTTCTGGAGGATATTACATTGCGTGTAATGCTGATAGAATTTTTGCGGAGCCAAGTACAATTACAGGTTCGATAGGCGTTTTTGGAATGTTACCAAACATGGAAGAACTAGCAACAAATATTGGTATTAACGCTGAACAAGTTAAAACGCATAACAACGCAAGTGGTTATAGTGTATTTGAACCATTAGACGAAAATTTTAAAATGGTTACATTAGAAAGTATCGAAAATATCTATACAATTTTTTTACAACGTGTTGCAGCAGGAAGAAACATGACGGTTGAACAAGTTGATAGTATTGCTCAAGGTAGAGTTTGGACAGGCTCTGACGCTGTTAAAAATGGTTTAGTTGATGAATTAGGCGGATTAGATAAAGCTATTGCATACGCAGCTAAATTAGGTAAAACAGATTCCTATAGAACTGAAAATTATCCTGAATACGAAAAAAACTTTGATGATGTTTTAGCTAATTTCGGGTTATCTACTTTTTATAAATCAAAAGAGACTATCTTAAAAGAAGAATTAGGCGAAGAAAACTACAAAGTTTTCGAACAAATTAAAAAAGCCAACCAATTAAAAGGTATTCAAGCTTTAATGCCTTACGAATTGAATATTAAATAATAGTATAGATATTTTAAGTTAAAAGGTTACAACAAGTTTGTAGCCTTTTTTTTATTTTTACCAAATGGAAACACAAAACAAATTCTTAGCCCAACGTATTTACTTTATCTTAAGTGCACTTTTCATTTGTTCTTTAGTGGTTTCTAATTTAATTTTTCAAAAGTTTTTCTATTGGTATCCGTTTGGAGATGTTGAGTTTCTTGGCGCAAAGTTTTTCGAAGTTTCTGTTGGTATTTTACCTTACCCTATTACGTTTTTAATTACAGATATTATCTCTGAAATCTATGGGAAGAAAAAAGCCAATCAAGTTGTAACCAACGGAATTTTTGCTTCTATTTTTTCATTGGGAATAATTTATGTTGCAAATCAAGTTCCAGCAATAGAAAATTCCCCAGTAGACAATGCATTGTTTTCAAAAGTATTTGGACAAACAGCTTTAGCTGTTTTAGCCTCTATGTTAGCCTATTTAGCGGCACAATACATAGATATACAAGTATATCATTTTTGGAAAAAATTGACACAAGGAAAAAAATTATGGCTACGTAATAATTTCTCAACTATGACTTCTCAAGCTGTTGATACATTTACAGTTTTGTTACTTCTTTGTTCATTTGAAATTTTACCATGGGAAGTTTTCTGGAAGTTATTTATAAGTGGATTTGCTTTTAAAATATTTATAGCTTTGATAGATACACCTTTTATGTATTTAGCTGTTTTTCTCTTCCGTAGAAAATTCAACTTAAAGGTAAATGAAGAACTTTCTATCGATTAATTATTTTTTTTAACGAAAGCTTAAACAAATTTGAACTTTTTGGCGTTAAATTTGTAGTAAAATTTCATCAAATTAACATACATTCTTATGGTTAAGAAAATTCTAAAAGGTCTGGGAATATTTTTATTGCTAACAGTTATCGTTTTAGCAGCAGCTCCTTTCTTATTTAAAGACAAAATAAAAGCTCTAGTTTTAAAAACAATTAATGAAAATGTTGATGCAACTGTTGCATTTACCGATGTTGATTTAAGCTTATTAAAGAATTTTCCACAAGCTAATGTTACTATAAATGAATTAAGTATAATCAACAAAGCTCCATTTGAGGGTGATACTTTATTTTACTCAGGTGAATTAAACCTTAAAATGAGTATTAAAGAATTACTAAAAGATGAAACTGAAACTATGAATTTGGAAAGTTTTAGTTCTTCAAATGCTTTAGTGAATGTAATTGTTAACAAAGAGGGTATTGCAAATTATGATATTGCTTTAAAAACTGATAAAAAAGAAAGTGAAAGTGAAAGTAAACCTTTCAATTTGAATATTCAAAACTATGAAATTGAAAATTTAAAAGTTTCGTATTTAGATGAAGGTACAAAAATGAAATTAGCCTTAAATGATTTGAATCATTCGGGTAAAGGTAATTTTGGTTCTCAAAAATTAGATTTAGACACTAAAACATCTACTCGATTGTCTTTTGAAATGGATGGCACAAATTATATGAATAATGTTTTACTAAAACTTGATGCCGTTTTGGGAATTGATTTAGAACAAATGAAATTTGAGTTTAAAGAAAATAAAGCACTAATAAATCAATTGCCTTTAGAGTTTGATGGTTTTCTCCAAATGTTAGAAGATGGACAATTATACAATTTAACTTTCAAAACGCCTACTTCCGATTTTAAAAACTTCTTAGGATTAGTTCCAGAAGCTTATGCAGGAAATATCAGCCAAGTTAAAACCACCGGTGAGTTTAAAGTTTCAGGAAAAGTAGAGGGCAAATTAACCGAAACTACTATTCCAAAATTCAATATTGAATTGGCTTCAAATAATGCTTCTTTTCAATATCCTGATTTACCTAAATCGGTTAAAAATATTATAATTGACACGCATATAGTAAATGAAACAGGTTTAATGCAAGATATTTATGTGGATTTAGACAAGTTATCTTTTGCAATCGACCAAGATGTTTTTAACGCTAAAGCCAACATTAGAAATCTTGACACAAACCCATTAGTTAACGCTGAACTAAAAGGTGTTATTAATTTAGCTAATGTTTCAAAAGCATATCCAGTGCAATTAGAAAAACCTTTAACAGGAATTTTAAAAGCAGATGTTACAACAAAATTTGACATGAATTCCGTTGAAAAAAGTCAATACCAAAATATACAAAATTCAGGTTTGATTCAGTTGACAGGCTTTCAATATGAAGGGGAAGAAATGGCAAAACCTTTCAAAATAAACAATACAGAAGTGGCTTTTAATACTAATCAAATTCGATTAAATGCTTTTGATGCTAAGACTGGCGATAGTGATTTACAAATTAATGGTAGTCTTGACAACCTTTATGGTTTCTTATTTAAGAAACAGGTATTAAAAGGAAATTTCAACATGAATTCAACAAAATTTGTTGTTTCTGATTTTATGTCGCCCACTACAACTACTAATGAAGAAGGTAAAAAAACAACGGAAGCTGTAAAAATTCCTTCGTTCTTAGATTGTTCACTATCAGCAAAAGCTGTAACTGTTATTTATGACAATTTAAACTTGAAAAATGTTACGGGTAATTTAGCGATAAAAGATGAAGCCGTTACGTTATCAAACTTAAATATGGATGTTTTTGGTGGAAGTATTGGTCTAACGGGAACCGTTTCTACAAAAGGAGCTACACCAAAATTCAATATGGATTTAGGACTTAACGCCGTAAATATTGCAGAATCTTTTACGCAATTAGACATGCTAAAAAGTATTGCTCCTATTGCCAATACAATTAACGGTAAATTGAATTCAAATATAAAACTATCAGGTGATTTAACACAAGACATGACGCCTAATTTAAAAACAATTTCTGGAGATTTAGCTGGACAATTATTATCAACAACTATAAATGAGAACAACTCAAAATTATTAAGTACGTTAAGCTCTAATGTTAAGTTTTTAGATGTAAGCAAATTAAATTTAAATGATGTTAAAGCATCGCTTTCTTTCAAAGATGGCAAGGTTGCTTTGAAACCAATGAATTTAAAATACGAAGACATTCATATGACAATTGGTGGTACGCATGGCTTTGACCAAAGCATGAATTATGATGTAAAATTTGATGTTCCAGCAAAATATTTAGGAACTGAAATTACTTCTTTATTGTCAAAATTAACACCTGCTGACCAACAAAAAATTGAAAGTGTACCTGTTACGGCAAACTTAACGGGAAGCTTTACAAATCCTGCTGTAAAAACCGATTTAAAATCTGCAACAACTAATTTGGCTTCACAATTAGTTAAAATGCAAAAAGAAAAATTACTAAATCAAGGCGCAGGTGCTTTGGGTAATCTTTTAGGAGGAAACAAAGACACAACTAGTTCAAGTGCTAACCCAACAACAGATTCTACAAAAACAGAGACTCCAAAAAATCAAGTTAAAGATGCTGTTAAAGATGGTTTAAATAGTTTATTTGGAAATAAGAAAAAGAAAAACGAATAATATGCCATTAGTAACTCCCCTTTCTCCAGAACATGATCTGGAAACGAAACAATTAGCCGAATTTTTTAATGAAACCTTGGGGTTTTGTCCGAACTCAGTATTAACCATGCAACATCGTCCGGCAATTTCAAAAGCTTTTATTGAGTTAAATAAAGCTGTAATGGAAAACAAAGGTCGTGTTACCTCATCTCTAAAAAGAATGATTGCTTGGGTAAGTAGTAATGCTACAGGCTGTCGATATTGTCAGGCACATGCCATTCGCGCTGCTGAACGTTATGGAGCCGAACAAGAAAAATTAGATAATATTTGGGAATATAAAACGAATCCTGCTTTTAATGATGCTGAAAGAGCTGCTTTAAATTTTTCATTAGCTGCTTCAGTACTTCCAAATGCCGTAAATGAGGATATAAAAACGGAACTTTACAAACATTGGAATGAAGGTGAAATTGTTGAAATGTTAGGTGTAATTTCACTTTTTGGTTATCTCAATCGTTGGAATGATTCAATGGGAACTGTTTTAGAAGATGATGCTATTGAAAGTGGCAATCAATATTTAGAAAAAACAGGTTGGGAAGTTGGAAAACATCAATAATTAAAAAATGCACTGAAAATCAGTGCATTTTTAATTTTTAGTTTCAAATAAAGACTTTATTTTTAAATTTTCAGGAGCTTTAGACAACTTAATTATTCGCTTTTCATTTGGCAGCAAATCAAAATAATTATCTTCAAAAAAGGCATTATTAGTTGAAGAGAGAAAAACATTTTTAGCTAAAATATCCGATGATATTTCTATGGTTCGTTCATCAAACTTTCTGATTTGAATATTTGGTTTTTGAAGCTTTAAATCTTTAGGTTTTACAAAGAAGTAATTGGCTGCTATTTGATTGAATTGAATATGTAAAACGCAGTTTTTTAAATCACGTTTTTCAAATTCATCCTTTGGAATTTCATAAACTATCATACTCGAATTCTCCTTTATAGTTACCTCTTTAGAAACTTTCCAAAGCGAATTTCCATCAAAAGAAAGTAATTCCAATTCTAAATTCCCAGAATAATTTTCAAAATTATCATTTATCAAAAACACTTTATATTTATTACTTTCCTCTTCAACCGAAAATAACAAATTCTCAAAACTTCGCTTTGCTTGATAATGAAACGCTTTCCAATTACCGTAATAATCCAACGAACTCCAAGATGTAACGGGCCAACAATCATTCAGTTGCCAATATAACGTTCCCATACAATACGGCTTCGCTCTTCGGTGGGCTTCTATAGCGATTTTCATGCCACGTGCTTGCAACAATTGCGAAACATAAAGGTAATCTTCAAAAATCTTTGGAACAACAAAATCGCGTTCCATGTATTCATTTATGGTTTCGTAACCTCTTGGATGTTTTTGATGATTTTTAAAA contains:
- a CDS encoding DUF1508 domain-containing protein; its protein translation is MATFVISKRLNDAYKYELVSRKGKTIFTSNEFELRFECEEEIEFLKRHIEELVFMRFRSGNGKFFFRVILKEKEIAKSRKYTTQLLLQKGIDEVVKYVFEAEVLDFSSGLDIFGETA
- the mutS gene encoding DNA mismatch repair protein MutS, translating into MQQYNSIKAKYPDACLLFRVGDFYETFGEDAVRAAGILGITLTKRGAGSDSETALAGFPHHSLNTYLPKLVKAGLRVAICDQLEDPKMTKTIVKRGVTELVTPGVAMNDEVLQAKSNNFLAAVSFGKKYLGVSFLDVSTGEFLTAQGNEEYVDKLLQNFGPSEILVPKQFKTKFREVFGEDYHTFYLEDWIFKEDYAVESLTKHFQTNSLKGFGIEELQEGVIASGAVLYYLSETQHNKIRHITNIQRIAEDAYVWMDRFTIRNLELYHSTNVNAVTLLDVIDKTLSPMGARLQKRWLALPLKDASRIESRHEVVSYLKENSEVLNAIQYQIKQISDLERLISKVAAGKVSPREVVYLKESLDAIVPIKELALKSSNEALKTIGDSLHACELLREKIGNTLNQDAPVNINKGNAIATGISEELDQLRNISQNGKAYLEDLEQRESETTGIPSLKVAFNNVFGYYIEVRNTHKDKVPSEWIRKQTLVSAERYITEELKEYEAKILGAEEKIQLLENQIFEQLINWMATYIKPVQHNANLVAQLDCLQSFTQLAIENNYARPILDDSFDLEIKEGRHPVIEKQLPVGVPYISNDVYLDRESQQIIMITGPNMSGKSAILRQTALIVLLAQMGSFVPAESVRMGIVDKIFTRVGASDNISMGESTFMVEMNETASILNNISERSLVLLDEIGRGTSTYDGISIAWAISEYLHEHPHKPKTLFATHYHELNEMELIFERIQNFNVSVKELKDTVLFIRKLVKGGSAHSFGIHVAKMAGMPQTVIQKAQKMLKKLEKNHSAEELSGLKATDDEMQLSFFNLDDPLLEEIKEEIVNLDINTLTPVEALMKLNEIKRMLGKK
- a CDS encoding RNA methyltransferase produces the protein MRKLANEELNRISKEDFKKSEKTPIIVILDDIRSLHNIGSVFRTSDAFLLEKIYLCGITATPPNKEIHKTALGATDTVAWEYAKDVLEVIQKLKEENVNIFSVEQTENSIMLNDFQAETNQRYALIFGNEVKGVSQEAINLSDGVIEIPQLGSKHSLNISVSAGIVIWDLFQKFFEKKE
- a CDS encoding STM3941 family protein, translated to MENIKNIFVNKEKAAIYLSAGCFFVFIGVFYFDEMINFDVKPLKSIMLLLGLILFSFGIIHSIYLLSKKSPMLIVNDNEVFISIFLKKDRVVKFEDIESFFLVNTYHRGFVTNRIIFVELKKPSEKYSNSLFYKILKEIIPKRAVNSEFSIQTAFLDIKCDELLKILNKKLRDFNKSKN
- the folK gene encoding 2-amino-4-hydroxy-6-hydroxymethyldihydropteridine diphosphokinase, producing the protein MMNQNQIVIALGSNEGNRLDYLEQAVLSIHNKIATVVQASKVYETPALGFEGDAFLNAVVLVHTSKSASKVLKQLLKLEKELGRIRSTENGYASRTIDLDVIACNEEIIEANELQVPHPRMQDRKFVLLPFSDLNFQWEHPVFKKSIQELLEITEDKSDCTVFGKLKSPLQDLQFDNYNYISIEGNIGAGKTTLSSKIAEDLNAKLVLERFADNPFLPKFYKDQNRYAFPLEMSFLADRYQQLTDDLSQFDLFKDFIVSDYHIVKSLIFAKVTLQEDEFRLYKTMFDIIHKEMPKPDLYVYLYQNTERLLTNIKKRGRNYEQEIPAEYLEKINRGYLDYIKTQTDLNVLIIDVSDFDFVKNQEDYVKILDEVKEKIEGRKYRKEVFWKILKTYL